A single window of Anomaloglossus baeobatrachus isolate aAnoBae1 chromosome 5, aAnoBae1.hap1, whole genome shotgun sequence DNA harbors:
- the LOC142309904 gene encoding uncharacterized protein LOC142309904: MMTTSGQPGLALPQPVSTSCQQMLGFPGQAIPPGQQVLGLPPYGLPPGQQVLGLQSHGSPPGQQAPGQQVLGLQPHGLPPGQQVLGLPPYGSPPGQQVLGLPPYGLPPGQQVLGMQPHGLPPGQQVQGLPLPDMPPGQQELARLQDHVESDSLASSLLPQGRGGSARVESEDAGRRQEPGSSAAGLTAPRQPDGAFSEIGTCSRSQRSDLSNGVVGSAIRAARKLISGSLSGGTWSAYSQAWKVWEDWKLSVGGDMEDDGRLLMLVGHYWEAGWSVPKVNRFLAGLAFGFKVRGLKDVTKSFLVAQALKGWRRGWKVEDKRRPISYELLLSLGRQVDRVCTSIWEKRLFKLAFSLAFFAALRLGELVCTSRFKRDGLSRDSVDLYEDRIEILIRSSKTDQLGKGCRVVVFGVPGSAMCPVRCLREFGSVAGGANIPLLVHADGSSLSRFQFISIFKRCLERGGFSSADFGSHSFRIGAATEAARRGLSDEVVKRIGRWESGRFKSYVRIDRL; this comes from the exons ATGATGACAACTTCCGGCCAGCCGGGGCTggccctcccacagccagtgtcaacATCCTGCCAACAGATGCTGGGCTTTCCTGGTCAGGCGATtcctcccggccagcaggtgctgggcctgcCACCTTATGGCttacctcccggccagcaggtgctgggcctgcAATCACATGGATCACCTCCCGGCCAGCAGgctcccggccagcaggtgctgggcctgcAACCCCATGGAttacctcccggccagcaggtgctgggcctgcCACCTTATGGATcacctcccggccagcaggtgctgggcctgcCACCTTATGGAttacctcccggccagcaggtgctgggcaTGCAACCCCACGGTttacctcccggccagcaggtgcaGGGCCTGCCATTACCAGATATGCCACCCGGCCAGCAGGAGCTGGCAAGGCTACAAGACCACGTCGAAAGCGATTCACTCGCATCGAGCCTCCTCCCTCAAGGCCGTGGGGGCTCTGCTAGAGTCGAATCGGAGGATGCAGGAAGACGTCAGGAACCAGGATCTTCGGCTGCTGGGCTCACAGCACCCAGGCAGCCAG ACGGCGCTTTTTCAGAGATTGGCACCTGCAGCAGAAGCCAAAGGTCTGACTTGTCCAATGGAGTTGTGGGTTCTGCCATTCGAGCGGCAAGGAAGCTGATTTCCGGATCATTATCAGGTGGTACCTGGTCAGCCTACTCTCAGGCTTGGAAAGTTTGGGAGGATTGGAAGTTATCTGTAGGGGGCGACATGGAGGACGATGGTCGGTTGTTAATGCTAGTAGGCCATTATTGGGAAGCTGGTTGGTCGGTTCCAAAAGTTAATCGTTTTTTAGCTGGTTTAGCCTTTGGCTTCAAGGTTAGGGGCCTTAAGGATGTAACAAAATCCTTTTTAGTCGCGCAAGCGCTAAAAGGATGGAGGAGAGGTTGGAAAGTGGAAGATAAGAGAAGACCAATTTCTTACGAATTGCTGTTGAGTTTGGGGAGGCAAGTGGATAGGGTTTGTACTTCTATTTGGGAGAAGCGTCTCTTTAAGTTAGCTTTTTCCTTGGCATTCTTTGCAGCTTTGCGGTTAGGGGAGCTGGTGTGCACCTCCAGATTTAAAAGGGATGGTCTATCGAGGGATAGTGTCGATCTTTATGAGGACAGGATTGAAATATTAATTCGTTCTTCTAAAACTGATCAGTTAGGAAAAGGTTGCAGAGTGGTGGTGTTTGGAGTCCCCGGATCGGCGATGTGTCCGGTCCGTTGTTTAAGGGAATTCGGTTCAGTAGCTGGAGGGGCTAACATTCCGTTGTTGGTACATGCGGATGGTTCCTCATTGTCTCGATTTCAATTTATATCTATTTTCAAACGCTGTTTGGAGCGGGGTGGTTTCTCATCAGCGGATTTTGGCAGCCATTCTTTTAGAATAGGCGCAGCCACTGAAGCAGCCAGGAGAGGGCTCAGTGATGAAGTGGTAAAAAGGATTGGAAGGTGGGAATCTGGAAGATTCAAGTCATATGTGCGAATTGACAGGTTGTGA